The following are encoded together in the Pygocentrus nattereri isolate fPygNat1 chromosome 15, fPygNat1.pri, whole genome shotgun sequence genome:
- the fam43a gene encoding protein FAM43A, producing MLPWKKNKFDLIEDDKQSKQKGYAVSLNYSALTSFARSCPESALHRVGSMFKSKRRKVKITGEDPTYTVLYLGNATTIQSKGDGCTDVAVSKIWAKSDMGKSGTKMKLTVSSQGIRMVHADERARRPGHLYLLHRVTYCVADPRLPKIFAWIYRHELKHKAVMLRCHAVLVSKPEKAKAMALLLYQTSAAALAEFKRLKRRDDARHQQQQLVGERTVPLVPLRKLLNGQCCYRPPVERSRSAPKLGSITEDSLGEEAEEKASARFQGDEVLTGAGQAELAQIISDLGEMAIGNDVQTLRADLRVTRLLSGESTGSESSIESSPETGNPPHVEQDGHMQEVG from the coding sequence ATGTTGCCTTGGAAGAAGAACAAGTTTGATCTGATCGAGGACGACAAGCAGTCGAAACAGAAGGGCTATGCCGTGAGTTTGAACTACTCGGCGCTCACCTCTTTTGCCAGGTCGTGCCCAGAGAGTGCCCTGCACCGAGTGGGCAGCATGTTCAAGTCCAAGAGGAGGAAGGTGAAGATCACTGGTGAGGACCCCACGTACACGGTGCTGTATCTGGGCAACGCTACTACCATCCAGTCCAAAGGAGATGGCTGCACGGATGTGGCTGTGAGCAAGATCTGGGCCAAGAGTGATATGGGCAAGAGTGGCACTAAGATGAAACTGACCGTCAGCTCACAGGGCATCCGCATGGTGCACGCGGATGAGCGGGCACGCCGTCCGGGCCACCTATACCTGTTGCACCGGGTCACCTACTGTGTGGCCGATCCACGCCTGCCCAAGATATTTGCCTGGATCTATCGTCACGAGCTGAAGCACAAGGCCGTCATGCTGCGCTGCCATGCCGTGCTGGTGTCCAAGCCGGAGAAGGCCAAGGCCATGGCGCTGCTGCTGTACCAGACGTCGGCGGCGGCGCTGGCTGAGTTCAAGCGGCTCAAGAGGCGTGATGATGCCCggcaccagcagcagcagctggtcGGTGAACGCACCGTGCCACTGGTGCCACTGCGCAAGCTGCTCAACGGCCAGTGCTGCTACAGGCCACCCGTAGAGCGCAGCCGCAGCGCACCCAAGCTGGGCTCCATCACCGAGGACTCTCTGGGAGAAGAGGCCGAGGAGAAGGCCTCCGCCCGTTTCCAGGGCGATGAGGTCTTGACCGGCGCCGGACAGGCTGAGCTGGCCCAGATCATCAGTGACCTGGGCGAAATGGCCATCGGGAATGACGTGCAGACTTTGCGTGCTGACCTGAGGGTGACCCGGCTATTGTCAGGCGAAAGCACGGGCAGCGAGTCGTCCATCGAGAGCAGCCCAGAGACAGGGAATCCGCCGCACGTGGAGCAAGACGGACACATGCAGGAGGTGGGCTGA